One window of Opisthocomus hoazin isolate bOpiHoa1 chromosome 13, bOpiHoa1.hap1, whole genome shotgun sequence genomic DNA carries:
- the FZD10 gene encoding frizzled-10, whose protein sequence is MGPAPRSLAGTVLLLGWLTRCCAGISSIDTDRPGDGRCQPIEIPMCKDIGYNMTRMPNLMGHENQREAAIQLHEFAPLVEYGCHSHLKFFLCSLYAPMCTEQVSTPIPACRVMCEQARLKCSPIMEQFNFKWPDSLDCSKLPNKNDPNYLCMEAPNNGSDEPPRGSSMLPPMFRPQRPSSGHDVQQHKDSLSRTSCENPGKFHHVEKSASCAPLCTPGVDVYWSKDDKQFAVIWIAIWSILCFFSSAFTVLTFLIDPQRFKYPERPIIFLSMCYCVYSVGYIIRLFSGAESIACDRDSGQLYVIQEGLESTGCTIVFLVLYYFGMASSLWWVILTLTWFLAAGKKWGHEAIEANSSYFHLAAWAIPAVKTIMILVMRRVAGDELTGLCYVGSMDVNALTGFVLIPLACYLIIGTSFILSGFVALFHIRRVMKTGGENTDKLEKLMVRIGVFSVLYTVPATCVIACYFYERLNMDYWKIVATQQKCKMNNQTKNLDCMMNNSIPAVEIFMVKIFMLLVVGITSGMWIWTSKTLQSWQNVCSRRLKKRSRRKPASVITSSGIYKKPQHPQKTHLAKYESTLQPPTCV, encoded by the coding sequence ATGGGGCCAGCGCCGAGAAGCTTGGCCGGGaccgtgctgctgctgggctggctgacccGCTGCTGCGCGGGGATAAGCTCCATAGACACCGACCGCCCCGGCGACGGGAGGTGCCAGCCGATAGAAATCCCCATGTGCAAGGATATCGGGTACAACATGACGAGGATGCCTAACCTGATGGGGCACGAGAACCAGCGGGAAGCTGCCATTCAGCTGCACGAGTTTGCCCCCTTGGTGGAGTACGGCTGCCACAGCCACCTGAAATTTTTCCTCTGCTCCCTCTACGCCCCGATGTGCACAGAGCAGGTTTCTACACCAATCCCAGCCTGCAGGGTTATGTGTGAGCAGGCGAGGCTGAAATGCTCCCCTATTATGGAGCAGTTCAATTTTAAATGGCCAGATTCCTTAGACTGCAGCAAACTGCCCAACAAGAACGACCCCAATTACCTGTGCATGGAAGCCCCCAACAACGGATCAGACGAGCCACCCAGAGGATCCAGCATGCTGCCACCCATGTTTCGACCACAGCGGCCCAGCAGTGGCCACGATGTGCAGCAGCACAAGGACAGCCTCAGCAGAACCTCCTGTGAAAACCCGGGCAAGTTCCACCACGTGGAGAAGAGCGCTTCCTGCGCGCCACTCTGCACTCCAGGGGTTGATGTTTACTGGAGCAAGGATGACAAACAATTTGCTGTCATTTGGATTGCCATCTGGTCCATTCTGTGCTTCTTCTCCAGTGCTTTTACTGTACTCACTTTTCTGATAGATCCTCAGCGTTTCAAGTACCCCGAGAGGCCCATTATCTTCCTCTCAATGTGCTACTGTGTCTACTCGGTGGGGTACATTATTCGCCTCTTTTCAGGTGCTGAAAGTATTGCCTGTGATAGGGACAGTGGCCAGCTCTATGTCATCCAGGAAGGACTGGAGAGCACTGGCTGCACCATTGTGTTCCTGGTTCTGTATTACTTTGGTATGGCAAGTTCCTTGTGGTGGGTGATCTTGACTTTAACTTGGTTTCTGGCAGCTGGGAAAAAATGGGGGCATGAAGCAATTGAAGCAAACAGTAGCTACTTTCATTTGGCAGCATGGGCCATTCCGGCTGTGAAGACCATAATGATCCTAGTTATGAGAAGGGTGGCTGGAGATGAGCTGACAGGGTTGTGCTATGTTGGAAGTATGGATGTGAATGCCTTGACGGGGTTTGTACTCATTCCTTTGGCTTGTTATCTAATCATTGGcacttcttttattctttctggttttgtggcCCTTTTTCACATCAGGCGGGTGATGAAAACAGGTGGAGAAAATACTGACAAGTTGGAGAAACTTATGGTCAGAATTGGTGTCTTCTCAGTCTTGTATACGGTGCCTGCAACTTGTGTGATAGCTTGCTATTTTTATGAAAGACTTAATATGGATTATTGGAAAATTGTGGCAACCCAACAGAAATGCAAGATGAACAATCAGACTAAAAATTTAGACTGCATGATGAACAACTCTATTCCAGCGGTAGAAATTTTTATGGTCAAAATTTTTATGTTATTAGTTGTGGGCATTACTAGTGGTATGTGGATCTGGACTTCCAAGACTCTTCAGTCCTGGCAGAATGTCTGTAGTCGAAGATTAAAGAAGAGAAGTAGGAGAAAACCTGCAAGTGTTATTACAAGCAGCGGAATCTACAAAAAACCTCAACATCCCCAGAAAACTCACCTTGCAAAATATGAATCAACATTACAACCACCCACTTGTGTGTGA